A single genomic interval of Zingiber officinale cultivar Zhangliang chromosome 4A, Zo_v1.1, whole genome shotgun sequence harbors:
- the LOC121971607 gene encoding BTB/POZ domain-containing protein NPY1-like isoform X2 yields MVVTLSAHNVAAARCAAEYLEMTEDVDKGNLIYKIEVFLNTSILQSWKDSIIALQTTKLLLPWSEELNLVERCIKCIASKTSTDPSNVSWSYTCNRKWTASDSLVEIEQGTHEIPPDWWIEDICELDVELYKRVMIAVKSKGRMSSKIIGEALKFYTFRWLPDSYDALVADDYMRKNRILVETIISLLPSDKCGGSLCRFLLKLLKVVILVGGNGPMKEELIDRISMQLHKASVKDLLVPAKSDGNTIYDVNLVQCLVSKSLMQVNTENDIGFDKSDNAFVEIASRNKVLLALGRLVDGYLAEIAHDPNLYISSFIDIAKTVPEEARPSHDGLYTAIDIYLKDHPDLTKEEKKMICALMDVKKFSSEASIHAAQNEQLPLRMVVQVLFFEHLKISGGMPTTTDDISMCQATMDGDCEGRIVDHHNILKHQMENLSIKADEYQNGEGKKIVKTRSTRIFDKLWIDKGQRETGKKSETSRSSQSTPTFVKRGEEKTTGSSRNTKHSIS; encoded by the exons ATGGTTGTGACTCTCAGTGCCCACAATGTTGCTGCTGCTAGATGTGCAGCCGAGTACCTTGAGATGACTGAGGATGTTGATAAAGGAAACCTGATATACAAGATTGAGGTTTTCCTCAACACGAGCATCTTACAGAGTTGGAAAGATTCTATTATTGCTCTACAGACCACAAAGCTTTTATTACCATGGTCTGAGGAACTGAACTTGGTTGAAAGATGTATCAAATGCATTGCTTCTAAGACATCTACAGACCCAAGTAATGTTAGTTGGTCTTATACCTGCAACCGGAAGTGGACTGCATCTGATAGCTTAGTTGAGATTGAACAAGGGACACATGAAATTCCACCTGATTGGTGGATTGAAGATATATGTGAGTTGGATGTTGAGCTTTACAAGCGAGTGATGATCGCTGTGAAATCCAAGGGGAGGATGTCGTCGAAGATTATAGGAGAGGCACTAAAGTTCTACACATTTCGATGGTTGCCAGATTCTTATGATGCCTTGGTTGCTGATGATTATATGAGAAAAAACAGGATTCTGGTGGAGACCATCATCTCTCTGCTGCCTTCAGATAAATGTGGGGGGTCATTGTGCAGGTTCCTTCTGAAATTATTGAAAGTTGTCATTTTGGTTGGAGGCAACGGTCCAATGAAGGAAGAATTGATTGATCGGATTAGCATGCAGCTGCACAAAGCTTCCGTAAAGGATCTACTTGTTCCAGCAAAGTCTGATGGTAATACGATATACGATGTGAATCTGGTACAATGCCTAGTGAGTAAATCTCTGATGCAAGTGAATACTGAAAATGACATAGGCTTTGAtaagagtgacaatgcgtttgtTGAAATTGCTTCCCGGAACAAAGTTTTACTGGCCTTAGGAAGGCTAGTTGATGGTTATCTTGCCGAAATAGCCCATGATCCAAATTTGTACATTTCTAGCTTCATTGATATCGCTAAGACAGTTCCCGAAGAAGCTAGACCTAGTCATGATGGTTTATACACGGCCATCGATATCTATTTGAAG GATCATCCAGACTTGacgaaagaggaaaagaaaatgatCTGTGCTTTGATGGACGTCAAGAAATTCTCATCCGAAGCCAGCATCCATGCAGCACAAAACGAGCAACTGCCTCTCCGCATGGTTGTCCAGGTGCTCTTCTTTGAACATTTGAAGATATCAGGGGGCATGCCAACCACAACTGATGACATTTCAATGTGTCAAGCAACCATGGATGGAGATTGCGAGGGGAGAATTGTGGATCACCATAACATTCTAAAGCATCAAATGGAGAACTTGAGCATAAAGGCGGATGAGTACCAAAACGGTGAAGGAAAAAAGATAGTTAAAACTAGATCCACAAGGATATTCGACAAGTTGTGGATAGATAAAGGGCAACGCGAGACTGGTAAAAAATCTGAAACATCTAGGAGCTCACAAAGTACGCCGACCTTTGTCAAACGTGGTGAAGAGAAAACTACTGGATCTTCAAGGAACACAAAACACTCTATATCGTAA
- the LOC121971607 gene encoding BTB/POZ domain-containing protein NPY1-like isoform X1 — MKYMKLGSKPDAFQSDGRNIRFFVSELPADVFVHVDEVRFHLHKFPLLSKSRRLLGLVTQACDDNKDEIFLHDFPGGSKAFEVCAKFCYGMVVTLSAHNVAAARCAAEYLEMTEDVDKGNLIYKIEVFLNTSILQSWKDSIIALQTTKLLLPWSEELNLVERCIKCIASKTSTDPSNVSWSYTCNRKWTASDSLVEIEQGTHEIPPDWWIEDICELDVELYKRVMIAVKSKGRMSSKIIGEALKFYTFRWLPDSYDALVADDYMRKNRILVETIISLLPSDKCGGSLCRFLLKLLKVVILVGGNGPMKEELIDRISMQLHKASVKDLLVPAKSDGNTIYDVNLVQCLVSKSLMQVNTENDIGFDKSDNAFVEIASRNKVLLALGRLVDGYLAEIAHDPNLYISSFIDIAKTVPEEARPSHDGLYTAIDIYLKDHPDLTKEEKKMICALMDVKKFSSEASIHAAQNEQLPLRMVVQVLFFEHLKISGGMPTTTDDISMCQATMDGDCEGRIVDHHNILKHQMENLSIKADEYQNGEGKKIVKTRSTRIFDKLWIDKGQRETGKKSETSRSSQSTPTFVKRGEEKTTGSSRNTKHSIS; from the exons ATGAAGTATATGAAGCTGGGATCGAAGCCGGACGCCTTCCAATCGGACGGCCGTAACATCAG ATTTTTCGTGTCTGAGCTACCAGCAGATGTCTTTGTGCATGTGGATGAAGTGAGATTCCATTTACACAAG TTTCCTCTATTATCGAAGAGTAGACGACTACTAGGGTTAGTGACTCAGGCCTGTGACGACAACAAAGATGAAATATTCTTGCATGATTTTCCAGGAGGATCAAAAGCCTTTGAAGTATGTGCTAAATTTTGCTATGGCATGGTTGTGACTCTCAGTGCCCACAATGTTGCTGCTGCTAGATGTGCAGCCGAGTACCTTGAGATGACTGAGGATGTTGATAAAGGAAACCTGATATACAAGATTGAGGTTTTCCTCAACACGAGCATCTTACAGAGTTGGAAAGATTCTATTATTGCTCTACAGACCACAAAGCTTTTATTACCATGGTCTGAGGAACTGAACTTGGTTGAAAGATGTATCAAATGCATTGCTTCTAAGACATCTACAGACCCAAGTAATGTTAGTTGGTCTTATACCTGCAACCGGAAGTGGACTGCATCTGATAGCTTAGTTGAGATTGAACAAGGGACACATGAAATTCCACCTGATTGGTGGATTGAAGATATATGTGAGTTGGATGTTGAGCTTTACAAGCGAGTGATGATCGCTGTGAAATCCAAGGGGAGGATGTCGTCGAAGATTATAGGAGAGGCACTAAAGTTCTACACATTTCGATGGTTGCCAGATTCTTATGATGCCTTGGTTGCTGATGATTATATGAGAAAAAACAGGATTCTGGTGGAGACCATCATCTCTCTGCTGCCTTCAGATAAATGTGGGGGGTCATTGTGCAGGTTCCTTCTGAAATTATTGAAAGTTGTCATTTTGGTTGGAGGCAACGGTCCAATGAAGGAAGAATTGATTGATCGGATTAGCATGCAGCTGCACAAAGCTTCCGTAAAGGATCTACTTGTTCCAGCAAAGTCTGATGGTAATACGATATACGATGTGAATCTGGTACAATGCCTAGTGAGTAAATCTCTGATGCAAGTGAATACTGAAAATGACATAGGCTTTGAtaagagtgacaatgcgtttgtTGAAATTGCTTCCCGGAACAAAGTTTTACTGGCCTTAGGAAGGCTAGTTGATGGTTATCTTGCCGAAATAGCCCATGATCCAAATTTGTACATTTCTAGCTTCATTGATATCGCTAAGACAGTTCCCGAAGAAGCTAGACCTAGTCATGATGGTTTATACACGGCCATCGATATCTATTTGAAG GATCATCCAGACTTGacgaaagaggaaaagaaaatgatCTGTGCTTTGATGGACGTCAAGAAATTCTCATCCGAAGCCAGCATCCATGCAGCACAAAACGAGCAACTGCCTCTCCGCATGGTTGTCCAGGTGCTCTTCTTTGAACATTTGAAGATATCAGGGGGCATGCCAACCACAACTGATGACATTTCAATGTGTCAAGCAACCATGGATGGAGATTGCGAGGGGAGAATTGTGGATCACCATAACATTCTAAAGCATCAAATGGAGAACTTGAGCATAAAGGCGGATGAGTACCAAAACGGTGAAGGAAAAAAGATAGTTAAAACTAGATCCACAAGGATATTCGACAAGTTGTGGATAGATAAAGGGCAACGCGAGACTGGTAAAAAATCTGAAACATCTAGGAGCTCACAAAGTACGCCGACCTTTGTCAAACGTGGTGAAGAGAAAACTACTGGATCTTCAAGGAACACAAAACACTCTATATCGTAA